Proteins from a genomic interval of Streptomyces sp. NBC_01445:
- a CDS encoding LysR substrate-binding domain-containing protein, with protein sequence MFTLAQLVSFVAVAEELHFTRAAERLQMTQPPLSRQIQLLEHDLGVQLLDRTNRSVRLTPAGRTFLNEARHILRQSEHAALAVRQVSAGEAGAIAIGFTAASANSALGTLLEVARSAMPRVEVVLRELVTRDQLEAITEGSLDLGMIRPANTGPDVETRPAVREGLLAALPTGHPLAAREGDLRVEDFDGEQVLMYSPVEARYFHELLVSIFRAAQVAPVFTQYLSQVHSILAMVNAGWGIALVPEAAAQMRFSGITYKPLYLREPKPVELNLVWRKNNDNPALEALLRHL encoded by the coding sequence TTGTTCACGCTGGCACAGCTTGTGAGCTTCGTGGCGGTGGCCGAGGAACTGCACTTCACCCGCGCCGCGGAGCGCCTGCAGATGACGCAGCCCCCGCTGAGCCGGCAGATCCAGCTCCTCGAGCACGACCTCGGAGTACAGCTCCTCGACCGCACCAACCGGTCCGTGCGGCTCACCCCGGCAGGCCGGACTTTCCTCAACGAGGCGCGCCACATCCTGCGCCAGTCCGAGCACGCGGCCCTCGCCGTACGGCAGGTGTCGGCCGGTGAGGCCGGAGCCATCGCCATCGGATTCACGGCGGCCAGCGCGAACTCGGCCCTCGGCACCCTGCTCGAAGTGGCCCGCTCGGCCATGCCTCGTGTGGAGGTCGTGCTGCGCGAACTGGTCACCCGCGACCAGCTGGAGGCCATCACCGAAGGCTCCCTCGACCTGGGCATGATCCGCCCCGCGAACACCGGGCCCGATGTGGAGACCCGGCCCGCCGTCAGGGAGGGTCTGCTCGCCGCCCTGCCCACCGGTCATCCGCTGGCCGCGCGCGAGGGCGATCTGCGCGTGGAGGACTTCGACGGGGAGCAGGTGCTGATGTACTCGCCGGTCGAGGCCCGCTACTTCCATGAGCTGCTCGTCAGCATCTTCCGCGCGGCCCAGGTCGCACCCGTCTTCACCCAGTACCTCAGCCAGGTGCACAGCATTCTGGCGATGGTGAACGCCGGCTGGGGCATCGCTCTGGTCCCGGAGGCCGCGGCTCAGATGAGGTTCAGCGGGATCACGTACAAGCCGCTGTACCTGAGGGAGCCCAAGCCGGTCGAGCTGAACTTGGTGTGGCGCAAGAACAACGACAATCCGGCGTTGGAGGCCCTGCTCCGGCACCTGTGA
- a CDS encoding enolase C-terminal domain-like protein, which yields MTLSKQPTVTAFAVYPVAGRDCMELNLSGAHGPYFTRNVVVLQDSEGRTGLGEVPGGEKITQTLRDAESLVVGAKVGDYKRVLGEIGARFADRDAGGRGAQTFDLRTTVHAVTAVESAMLDLLGQHLEVPVAALLGDGQQRDSVRVLGYLFYVGDPGRTDLEYVREPDAAVDWHRVRHEEALTPEAIVRQAEAAYDRYGFRDFKLKGGVLEGAEEVKAVQALKDRFPEARITLDPNGAWSLREAIELCTPLSGTLAYAEDPCGAEGGYSGREILAEFRRATGLPTATNMIATDWRQLTHALALQSVSIPLADPHFWTMQGSVRVAQLCNAMGLTWGCHSNNHFDISLAMVTHCGAAAPGEYNALDTHWIWQEGLERLTTAPPRIVDGEIAVPDAPGLGVQLDMDRLLAAHDLYRTKALGARDDAIGMRYLVPDWQFDSKRPCLVR from the coding sequence ATGACCTTGAGCAAGCAGCCGACCGTCACCGCGTTCGCCGTGTATCCAGTCGCCGGCCGGGACTGCATGGAGCTGAACCTCTCCGGCGCGCACGGCCCCTACTTCACCCGCAACGTCGTCGTCCTCCAGGACTCGGAAGGCCGCACCGGCCTGGGCGAGGTGCCGGGCGGCGAGAAGATCACCCAGACCCTGCGCGACGCCGAGTCCCTCGTGGTCGGCGCGAAGGTGGGCGACTACAAGCGCGTCCTGGGCGAGATCGGAGCCAGGTTCGCCGACCGCGACGCCGGCGGACGAGGCGCCCAGACCTTCGACCTGCGCACCACCGTCCACGCCGTCACCGCCGTCGAGTCGGCGATGCTCGATCTCCTGGGTCAGCACCTCGAAGTCCCCGTCGCGGCACTCCTCGGCGACGGCCAACAGCGCGACTCCGTACGGGTGTTGGGCTACCTCTTCTACGTCGGTGACCCCGGCCGCACCGACCTGGAATACGTCCGCGAACCCGACGCGGCCGTCGACTGGCACCGCGTCCGGCACGAAGAGGCACTGACACCCGAAGCAATCGTCCGCCAGGCCGAAGCCGCGTACGACCGGTACGGATTCCGTGACTTCAAGCTCAAGGGCGGCGTCCTGGAAGGCGCCGAGGAGGTCAAGGCCGTACAGGCGCTGAAGGACCGCTTTCCCGAGGCCAGGATCACGCTCGACCCCAACGGCGCGTGGTCGCTGCGCGAGGCGATCGAGCTGTGCACGCCCCTGTCCGGCACCCTCGCCTACGCCGAGGACCCCTGCGGAGCCGAAGGCGGCTACTCCGGCCGGGAGATCCTCGCCGAGTTCCGCCGCGCCACGGGCCTGCCCACCGCGACCAACATGATCGCCACGGACTGGCGCCAGCTCACCCACGCCCTGGCCCTCCAGTCGGTCTCCATCCCTCTGGCCGACCCGCACTTCTGGACCATGCAGGGCTCGGTCCGCGTGGCCCAGCTCTGCAACGCGATGGGCCTGACCTGGGGCTGCCACTCCAACAACCACTTCGACATCTCCCTCGCCATGGTGACCCACTGCGGAGCCGCCGCTCCCGGCGAGTACAACGCCCTGGACACGCACTGGATCTGGCAGGAAGGCCTGGAGCGCCTCACCACCGCCCCGCCCCGGATCGTCGACGGTGAGATCGCCGTGCCCGACGCCCCGGGTCTGGGCGTCCAGCTCGACATGGACCGGCTCCTCGCGGCCCACGACCTCTACAGGACGAAGGCCCTCGGCGCGCGCGACGACGCCATCGGCATGCGGTATCTCGTCCCGGACTGGCAGTTCGACAGCAAGCGCCCGTGCCTCGTCCGCTAG
- a CDS encoding gluconate:H+ symporter, with product MPLVVVGISVLILLFLMTRLRMNGFAALLLVAIGVALVQGIPAATIPDVLSEGIGGQIGDTMLTIGLGAMVGRVMGDSGAAQRIANRLLDAFGPRWVQVAMVVTSMLIGVTMFYEVAFIIIVPIAFTLVRVTGAKLLWVGLPMSIALSTMHSFLPPHPGPTAVAATFHASVGHTLFYGLFIAVPAGALIALAWPRLPFVKAMNPSIPKGLVSDREFTDEEMPGMGWSLLVALFPVVLIAGAAVIDMVTSGESPLLHAVAFIGSAPIALMLTLLLAIWAFGPRIGRSLTDVSASCASAAQAMAMILLVIGAGGAFKNVLVEGGISDYIKDVTDSWAISPLILAWLIAVILRVALGSATVAVVTASGVVLPLLAGSGIHPEIMVLAVSCGSIAFSHVNDPGFWLFKEYFNLSVIEAIKVRTTYTTVLAVLGLGGVLAMEWALDVLSL from the coding sequence TTGCCTCTCGTCGTAGTGGGAATCAGCGTTCTGATTCTGCTCTTCCTCATGACCAGGCTGAGAATGAACGGGTTCGCCGCCCTCCTCCTCGTGGCGATCGGCGTCGCGCTGGTGCAGGGGATTCCGGCGGCGACGATCCCTGACGTCCTCTCGGAGGGCATCGGCGGCCAGATCGGCGACACGATGCTGACCATCGGCCTCGGCGCCATGGTCGGCCGCGTCATGGGGGACTCCGGGGCGGCGCAGCGAATAGCCAACCGGCTCCTCGACGCCTTCGGGCCGCGCTGGGTGCAGGTGGCCATGGTGGTTACGTCGATGCTCATCGGCGTCACCATGTTCTACGAGGTCGCCTTCATCATCATCGTGCCCATCGCATTCACCCTCGTGCGGGTCACCGGCGCGAAGCTGCTGTGGGTCGGGCTGCCGATGTCGATCGCCCTGTCCACCATGCACAGCTTCCTCCCGCCGCACCCCGGCCCCACCGCCGTCGCCGCGACCTTCCACGCCTCCGTCGGACACACCCTGTTCTACGGCCTCTTCATCGCCGTACCTGCCGGAGCGCTCATCGCCCTCGCATGGCCGCGCCTGCCGTTCGTCAAGGCGATGAACCCGTCCATCCCCAAGGGCCTCGTCAGCGACCGCGAGTTCACCGACGAAGAGATGCCCGGCATGGGCTGGTCGCTGCTCGTGGCCCTCTTCCCCGTGGTCCTGATCGCGGGCGCCGCGGTGATCGACATGGTCACGTCCGGCGAGAGCCCGCTCCTGCACGCGGTCGCGTTCATCGGCTCGGCGCCGATCGCGCTCATGCTGACGCTGCTCCTGGCGATCTGGGCCTTCGGACCGCGCATCGGCCGCAGCCTCACGGACGTCAGCGCCTCCTGCGCCTCGGCGGCCCAGGCGATGGCGATGATCCTCCTGGTCATCGGCGCCGGCGGCGCCTTCAAGAACGTCCTCGTGGAGGGCGGAATCTCCGACTACATCAAGGACGTCACGGACAGCTGGGCCATCTCGCCCCTCATCCTGGCGTGGCTCATCGCGGTCATCCTCCGCGTGGCCCTCGGCTCGGCGACGGTCGCCGTCGTCACGGCGTCCGGCGTGGTGCTTCCGCTGCTCGCGGGCAGCGGGATCCACCCCGAAATCATGGTGCTCGCAGTCTCCTGCGGGTCGATCGCGTTCTCCCATGTGAACGACCCCGGATTCTGGCTCTTCAAGGAGTACTTCAACCTCTCGGTCATCGAGGCGATCAAGGTCAGGACCACGTACACGACGGTGCTCGCGGTGCTGGGCCTGGGCGGCGTACTTGCCATGGAATGGGCCTTGGACGTCCTGAGCCTGTGA
- a CDS encoding epoxide hydrolase family protein gives MPRPTSDVQAFEAQATDADLDDLRARLAAARLPEAETVYRPAPDPRRWEQGVPLADLVDVVNYWRTGYDWRSFEARLNRIGQFRTTIDGLGIHFLHRRSARADATPLILTHGWPGSIAEFIDVVDELADPKVADAPAFHVVVPSLPGFGYSDKPATTGWGIEKIAAAWVELMGRLGYSKFAAHGGDWGGNVTTVLGGRFPAHVLGIHTTFALAPPGLTTDGLTAVERKWTEETRDFWRHHRAYAKQQATRPQTIGYSLVDSPVGLLAWILDKFAEWSDTEDSPFETISRDRILDDVTLYWLTRTGASAARIYYECPNSLDPELRVDVPSAITMYPRDIESRTPRAWAQERYRQIVRWRSPEIGGHFPSLEVPEYFVKDLQEGLAAVLAANR, from the coding sequence ATGCCCCGTCCAACCAGCGACGTGCAAGCATTTGAAGCCCAGGCAACTGACGCTGACCTCGACGATCTGCGCGCGCGACTGGCCGCGGCGCGGCTGCCGGAGGCTGAGACGGTCTATCGCCCCGCGCCCGACCCCCGCCGATGGGAACAGGGCGTTCCTCTCGCCGACCTCGTGGACGTCGTGAACTACTGGCGCACCGGGTACGACTGGCGGTCGTTCGAAGCGCGCCTTAACCGGATCGGCCAGTTCCGCACGACCATTGACGGTCTGGGAATCCACTTCCTGCACCGCCGATCCGCGCGCGCAGATGCCACTCCGCTGATCTTGACGCACGGCTGGCCAGGCAGCATTGCCGAGTTCATCGATGTAGTGGACGAGCTGGCAGATCCGAAAGTTGCAGACGCGCCGGCGTTCCACGTCGTGGTCCCGTCGCTACCAGGCTTTGGTTACAGCGACAAGCCGGCCACCACCGGGTGGGGAATCGAAAAGATCGCGGCCGCATGGGTGGAACTGATGGGAAGACTCGGCTACAGCAAGTTCGCAGCCCACGGCGGCGACTGGGGAGGTAATGTCACCACGGTTCTCGGCGGCAGGTTCCCGGCGCACGTTCTCGGCATCCACACAACGTTCGCGTTGGCACCGCCCGGGTTGACAACGGACGGGCTGACGGCGGTCGAGCGCAAATGGACCGAGGAAACCCGCGATTTCTGGCGCCACCACCGGGCGTACGCGAAGCAGCAGGCGACCCGACCGCAGACCATCGGCTACTCGCTCGTCGACTCACCGGTCGGGCTTCTCGCCTGGATCCTTGACAAGTTCGCCGAGTGGTCAGACACCGAAGACAGCCCGTTCGAGACGATTTCCAGAGACAGAATTCTTGACGACGTCACCCTGTATTGGCTGACGCGGACCGGCGCATCGGCGGCCCGCATCTACTACGAATGCCCCAACTCGCTCGATCCCGAACTTCGGGTCGACGTCCCGTCAGCAATCACTATGTATCCCCGCGATATCGAGTCGCGCACTCCGCGCGCCTGGGCACAGGAGCGGTACCGACAGATCGTCCGATGGAGGTCGCCCGAAATCGGGGGGCATTTCCCGTCGCTGGAGGTTCCCGAGTATTTCGTGAAAGATCTACAAGAGGGCCTCGCGGCAGTGCTGGCCGCTAATCGGTGA
- a CDS encoding 5-dehydro-4-deoxyglucarate dehydratase, translated as MGIRSMNEVGMQPEDVAQRLRDGMAKGVLSFPLTSLRDDGSLDLDSYRTYLTAQLANEPGVVFPACGTGEFFSLNEEEYRAVLRVTVEVADGRLPVVAGIGYGWSQALRFARIAQEEGADALLVLPHYLVGAPQDGLVEQLRRIAAGTPLPLIAYQRDQVTFDADALRRIAEIPTVIGLKDGHSDLDRLQRLTLAAPDGFLFFNGAATAEMQARAYATVGVPAYSSAVHAFAPEIANAFFTALRAGDDEAVNKLLRDFYVPLVDLRDRVPGYAVSLVKAAARLRGLPVGPVRAPLTDPSPADLADLEKVLDAGLNLVGAVRRVN; from the coding sequence ATGGGGATCAGATCTATGAACGAGGTCGGTATGCAACCCGAGGATGTCGCGCAGAGGCTGCGTGACGGGATGGCGAAGGGGGTGCTGTCCTTCCCGCTCACGAGCCTTCGGGACGACGGCAGCCTCGATCTGGACTCCTACCGGACCTATCTCACCGCCCAGTTGGCCAACGAGCCGGGCGTGGTCTTCCCCGCCTGCGGAACGGGGGAGTTCTTCTCGCTGAACGAGGAGGAGTACCGGGCTGTCCTCAGGGTCACGGTCGAGGTCGCCGACGGGCGGCTGCCGGTCGTCGCGGGCATCGGCTACGGCTGGTCGCAGGCGCTGCGGTTCGCCCGGATCGCACAGGAGGAAGGCGCGGACGCCCTGCTCGTGCTGCCGCACTATCTGGTCGGCGCCCCGCAGGACGGGCTGGTGGAGCAACTGCGGCGGATCGCCGCCGGCACCCCGCTGCCGCTCATCGCGTACCAGCGCGACCAGGTCACGTTCGACGCCGATGCCCTGCGCCGGATCGCCGAGATCCCCACCGTCATCGGTCTGAAGGACGGGCACTCCGACCTCGACCGGCTCCAGCGCCTGACACTCGCCGCACCCGACGGCTTCCTCTTCTTCAACGGCGCCGCCACCGCCGAGATGCAGGCCCGCGCCTACGCAACCGTCGGCGTGCCCGCCTACTCCTCCGCGGTCCACGCCTTCGCGCCCGAGATCGCGAACGCCTTCTTCACCGCACTGCGCGCGGGCGATGACGAGGCGGTGAACAAGCTGCTGCGCGACTTCTACGTTCCCCTGGTGGACCTGCGCGACCGCGTCCCGGGCTACGCCGTCTCCCTGGTCAAGGCCGCGGCACGGCTGCGGGGTCTCCCGGTCGGCCCCGTACGCGCCCCGCTCACCGACCCGTCCCCGGCCGACCTCGCGGATCTCGAGAAGGTGCTGGACGCCGGGCTGAACCTCGTCGGAGCCGTGCGGCGCGTCAACTGA
- a CDS encoding DUF6234 family protein, with amino-acid sequence MVGWVIDLVLAVLVTGLEVAALALFWFRESLKVWAAQGSSVPGGTRRIVVALGVGSALPGLAAVGFFEVDLRAAAVSQALVASVLGSILVLGLATEAGGWISRCRRRRSAER; translated from the coding sequence GTGGTGGGTTGGGTGATTGATCTTGTCTTGGCGGTGTTGGTCACCGGCCTCGAAGTGGCGGCTCTGGCGTTGTTCTGGTTCCGGGAGAGCCTGAAGGTCTGGGCGGCGCAGGGGAGTTCCGTTCCCGGCGGGACACGTCGGATCGTCGTGGCGCTGGGTGTCGGCTCAGCGCTGCCCGGCCTGGCCGCCGTCGGCTTCTTCGAGGTGGACTTGCGGGCGGCAGCCGTTTCGCAGGCTCTCGTGGCATCGGTGCTGGGCTCGATACTCGTGCTGGGCCTCGCGACGGAGGCCGGCGGGTGGATCTCCCGGTGCCGGCGAAGACGAAGCGCGGAACGCTAG
- a CDS encoding L-talarate/galactarate dehydratase, giving the protein MVTKTHTTTNAAHVAGEATLDRISWIRLSSVSLPLATPISDAKVLTGRQKPMTEVAFLFVELETEQGHEGIGFSYSKRAGGPGQFAHAREIADDLLGEDPSDIGKIWTKLAWSGASVGRSGLATQAIAAYDVALWDLKAKRAGLPLAKLLGAHRDSVRCYNTSGGFLHTPTEQVLDNASASLASGIGGIKIKVGSPDRKQDLRRLTAVREHIGDDAPLMVDANQQWDRPTAQRMGRAMEEFDLVWIEEPLDAYDAQGHAALAASLDTPIATGEMLASVAEHWELIRNNAADIIQPDAPRIGGITQFLKLAALAEHHNLQLAPHFAMEIHLHLAAAYPIEPWVEHFDWLEPLFNERLTISDGRMHVPSRPGLGITLTDQARAWTQATHEVGKRH; this is encoded by the coding sequence GTGGTGACGAAGACCCACACGACCACCAACGCCGCGCACGTCGCAGGCGAGGCGACGCTCGACCGGATCTCCTGGATCAGGCTCTCCTCCGTATCGCTGCCGCTGGCCACGCCGATCAGCGACGCCAAGGTCCTCACCGGGCGCCAGAAGCCCATGACCGAAGTGGCGTTCCTTTTCGTGGAGTTGGAGACCGAGCAGGGGCACGAGGGCATCGGCTTCAGCTACTCCAAGCGGGCCGGCGGCCCCGGCCAGTTCGCCCACGCCAGGGAGATCGCCGACGATCTGCTCGGCGAGGACCCCAGCGACATCGGCAAGATCTGGACGAAGCTGGCGTGGTCCGGCGCCTCGGTGGGCCGCAGCGGTCTGGCCACACAGGCCATCGCCGCGTACGACGTGGCCCTGTGGGACCTCAAAGCCAAGCGGGCAGGCCTGCCGCTGGCCAAACTCCTGGGCGCCCACCGCGACTCCGTACGCTGCTACAACACCTCCGGCGGCTTCCTGCACACCCCGACCGAGCAGGTGCTCGACAACGCGTCCGCCTCCCTGGCGAGTGGCATCGGCGGCATCAAGATCAAGGTCGGCAGCCCCGACCGCAAGCAGGACCTGCGCCGCCTGACCGCCGTCCGCGAGCACATCGGCGACGACGCCCCGCTGATGGTCGACGCGAACCAGCAGTGGGACCGGCCGACCGCCCAGCGGATGGGCCGGGCCATGGAGGAGTTCGACCTCGTCTGGATCGAGGAGCCGCTCGACGCCTACGACGCCCAGGGGCACGCCGCGCTCGCCGCTTCGCTCGACACCCCCATCGCCACCGGCGAGATGCTCGCCAGCGTGGCCGAGCACTGGGAGCTCATCCGCAACAACGCGGCGGACATCATCCAGCCCGACGCCCCGCGCATCGGCGGCATCACGCAGTTCCTCAAGCTCGCGGCGCTCGCGGAGCACCACAACCTCCAGCTGGCACCGCACTTCGCCATGGAGATCCACCTCCACCTCGCGGCCGCCTATCCGATCGAGCCGTGGGTGGAGCACTTCGACTGGCTGGAGCCGCTGTTCAACGAGCGCCTCACCATCAGCGACGGCCGCATGCACGTCCCGTCCCGCCCCGGCCTCGGCATCACCCTCACCGACCAGGCCCGCGCCTGGACCCAGGCCACCCATGAGGTCGGCAAGCGCCACTGA
- a CDS encoding IclR family transcriptional regulator produces MKSALRTVALLELLAARDDRPARLDELAEEMDVPRSSMYQLLRTLVDCGWVRTDTTGSLYGIGIRTLLTGTSYLDSDPHVRTVRPYLDEASDALGETIHLARLDGPYVVYLATRESHEYLRTISRVGRRVPAHAGALGKALLAERADSELPLGDGPLTALTENTHTDRAALLADLAEVRERGYSLDHEETVTGIAGFGFALRYDVPAVDAISCSVPVARLTGERQERVVAVMRDVQTKIEAVLSRRSGAPDWR; encoded by the coding sequence GTGAAGTCGGCACTGCGCACGGTCGCACTGCTGGAGCTGCTCGCGGCGAGGGACGACCGGCCCGCGCGCCTGGACGAACTCGCCGAGGAAATGGACGTGCCGCGCAGCAGCATGTACCAACTCCTGCGGACCCTCGTCGACTGCGGCTGGGTGCGCACGGACACCACCGGCTCGCTGTACGGAATCGGGATCCGCACCCTCCTCACCGGTACGAGCTACCTCGACAGCGACCCACACGTGCGTACCGTGCGCCCGTACCTCGACGAGGCGTCGGACGCGCTCGGCGAGACGATCCACCTGGCGCGGCTCGACGGTCCGTACGTCGTCTATCTCGCGACCCGCGAGTCCCACGAGTACCTGCGCACGATCAGCCGTGTCGGCCGCCGCGTCCCCGCGCACGCCGGCGCCCTCGGAAAGGCGTTGCTCGCGGAGCGTGCGGACAGTGAACTACCCCTCGGCGACGGCCCGTTGACCGCCCTCACGGAGAACACCCACACCGACCGCGCCGCGCTGCTCGCCGACCTGGCGGAGGTTCGCGAGCGGGGCTACTCCCTCGACCACGAGGAGACGGTGACCGGCATCGCGGGCTTCGGCTTCGCCCTGCGGTACGACGTGCCGGCGGTCGACGCCATCAGCTGCTCGGTCCCGGTCGCCCGCCTCACCGGGGAACGTCAGGAACGCGTCGTCGCCGTGATGCGGGACGTACAGACGAAGATCGAGGCGGTGTTGTCGCGTCGCTCGGGGGCGCCTGATTGGCGGTGA
- the kdgD gene encoding 5-dehydro-4-deoxyglucarate dehydratase yields the protein MTSSYTPSELGRRIGSGLLSFPVTHFTADDHSFDESAYRDSITRLAGYEVGGLFAAGGTGEFFSLTGAEVERVVAAAVQSAPESTPILAPAGYGTRTAVEYAQAAERAGADGILLFPPYLTEAGQEGLADHVEAVCRSTSLGVIVYSRANAVYTAPTLARIADRCPNLIGYKDGVGDIDTMTRIYARLGERLTYIGGLPTAETFALPYLELGVTTYSSAIFNFLPEFALEFYGAVRERKHDTVIKLLGDFVLPYTEIRNRRPGYAVSIVKAGMTAVGHSAGPVRPPLTDLTPDELAELAALINGLPTA from the coding sequence ATGACGTCGTCCTACACCCCGTCAGAGCTCGGCAGGCGCATCGGATCCGGCCTGCTGTCCTTCCCCGTCACCCACTTCACGGCCGACGACCACTCCTTCGACGAGAGCGCCTACCGCGACAGCATCACGCGCCTGGCCGGGTACGAGGTGGGCGGCCTGTTCGCCGCCGGCGGCACCGGCGAGTTCTTCTCTCTGACGGGCGCCGAGGTCGAGCGCGTCGTCGCCGCAGCCGTGCAGAGCGCCCCCGAGTCGACGCCCATCCTGGCCCCGGCCGGATACGGCACACGTACGGCCGTCGAGTACGCGCAGGCCGCGGAACGCGCGGGCGCCGACGGCATCCTGCTCTTCCCGCCGTACCTCACCGAGGCCGGGCAGGAGGGCCTGGCCGACCACGTCGAGGCCGTGTGCCGCTCCACCTCGCTCGGCGTCATCGTCTACAGCCGCGCCAACGCCGTCTACACCGCACCCACGCTCGCCCGCATCGCCGACCGCTGCCCCAACCTCATCGGCTACAAGGACGGCGTCGGCGACATCGACACCATGACGCGGATCTACGCCCGCCTCGGCGAGCGCCTCACCTACATCGGCGGCCTGCCCACAGCGGAGACGTTCGCTCTCCCCTACCTCGAACTCGGCGTCACCACCTACTCGTCGGCCATCTTCAACTTCCTGCCCGAGTTCGCCCTCGAGTTCTACGGCGCCGTCCGCGAGCGCAAGCACGACACCGTCATCAAGCTCCTGGGCGACTTCGTCCTGCCGTACACCGAGATCCGCAACCGGCGGCCCGGCTACGCGGTGAGCATCGTGAAGGCGGGCATGACCGCGGTCGGCCACAGCGCGGGCCCGGTCCGACCGCCACTGACCGATCTGACTCCGGACGAACTGGCCGAGCTCGCCGCGCTGATCAACGGCCTGCCCACGGCCTGA
- a CDS encoding CGNR zinc finger domain-containing protein, whose protein sequence is MRAGFPDFRLGSVLATSFTGTLSERHGNAVERIPTPHRLVDWLAVNGLAVASCTTAQLDLARELRESIHAAATAAAIQDALPASAVQVINDCSTQGRAAAILTPEGERRWRLSPASCVEDALSVIAADAISIIAGERDGKLALCASPTCRAAFFDTSQSRTRKWCDMNTCGNRQKKARFNANQRKNPGSAE, encoded by the coding sequence ATGCGTGCTGGGTTCCCTGACTTCCGCCTCGGTAGCGTGCTGGCGACCAGCTTCACGGGGACTCTGTCGGAGCGTCATGGCAACGCTGTGGAGCGCATTCCGACGCCGCACCGACTTGTCGACTGGCTGGCGGTGAACGGCCTCGCCGTGGCGTCCTGCACGACTGCTCAGCTCGACCTCGCTCGGGAACTGAGGGAGTCGATTCACGCCGCCGCGACAGCGGCCGCGATCCAGGACGCTCTCCCTGCGTCTGCTGTCCAAGTCATCAATGACTGCAGCACTCAGGGTCGGGCCGCGGCGATCCTGACGCCCGAGGGTGAGCGGCGATGGCGGCTCAGCCCGGCTTCCTGCGTGGAAGATGCCCTCAGCGTGATCGCCGCCGACGCGATCAGCATCATCGCAGGCGAACGAGACGGAAAATTGGCCTTGTGCGCATCACCGACCTGCCGAGCCGCCTTCTTCGACACCAGCCAGAGTCGCACCCGCAAGTGGTGTGACATGAACACGTGCGGGAATCGTCAGAAGAAGGCGCGCTTCAATGCCAACCAGCGCAAAAACCCCGGATCAGCGGAGTGA